From a single Bryobacter aggregatus MPL3 genomic region:
- a CDS encoding TrbI/VirB10 family protein has protein sequence MNPVKEIESPSGLDLHPEPPSPVRLSKRAGMVALLIVFVVVGLIGYGIYTRGQKQFQVGSATEELRGITAASDAGKLVAAQVPDRPGASTLAPPNDETPSDAMAPLTMSPQSGSQSYNPVIAHPEASNSPQYREPSLEEKRLLSAYEREQEAINSPTSGRDVANVGSQSRGSLPTPGGDIDQITKLLEAVRGRSAQSNAPTQARRVVSGGASDEHDAQAAQDRKEDFLASARKAGKSSYLESTRGAAISRYELKAGWDIPAVLEQSLNSDLPGEIKALVRENVFDTATGGYLLIPQGARLVGIYDSRVTYGQSGLQVAWSRIIYPDASSIDLEGMVGQDAKGNTGLRYEVDNHYRRLLGFGLLTSLFSVSFQLSQSRRGGILGYPSATEVTGSAVGRELSQLGSDVTRRNLNVPPTIKVPVGYRFNVRVNRDIVFEGPYRAERH, from the coding sequence GTGAATCCGGTAAAAGAGATCGAGTCGCCATCCGGGCTCGACTTGCATCCGGAACCTCCGTCGCCAGTTCGCCTGAGTAAGCGAGCTGGAATGGTCGCGCTCCTGATTGTGTTTGTTGTGGTTGGGCTGATCGGATACGGAATCTATACGCGTGGACAGAAGCAGTTCCAGGTGGGGTCGGCAACAGAGGAGTTGCGAGGAATTACTGCTGCATCGGATGCCGGTAAGCTTGTCGCTGCACAAGTTCCAGACCGCCCAGGCGCTTCGACCTTGGCTCCTCCTAATGACGAGACGCCAAGTGATGCGATGGCTCCACTCACAATGTCACCGCAGTCGGGTTCACAGAGCTATAATCCCGTGATTGCGCATCCAGAAGCGTCGAACTCTCCTCAATACAGGGAGCCTAGCCTTGAAGAGAAACGCTTGTTGTCCGCATATGAGCGCGAGCAAGAAGCCATCAATTCTCCAACTTCAGGGCGCGATGTGGCCAATGTCGGAAGTCAGTCACGCGGCTCGTTGCCTACGCCAGGAGGGGACATCGATCAAATTACGAAGCTGCTGGAAGCGGTGCGGGGACGATCTGCTCAGTCGAATGCTCCAACTCAAGCCCGCAGGGTGGTTTCAGGGGGAGCTAGTGATGAGCATGACGCGCAGGCCGCTCAGGACCGCAAAGAGGACTTCCTAGCTTCGGCTCGCAAGGCCGGGAAGAGCAGCTACTTAGAGTCGACTCGCGGCGCGGCAATCAGTCGCTATGAACTGAAGGCCGGCTGGGACATCCCCGCCGTCTTGGAGCAATCACTGAACTCGGATCTTCCTGGTGAGATCAAAGCTCTCGTTCGGGAGAATGTCTTCGATACAGCGACCGGTGGGTACTTGCTCATTCCGCAGGGTGCTCGTCTTGTCGGCATCTACGACTCGAGAGTGACTTACGGTCAGAGCGGTCTGCAGGTGGCGTGGAGTCGGATCATCTATCCAGATGCTTCTTCGATAGATCTCGAAGGCATGGTGGGGCAGGATGCCAAGGGGAATACAGGGCTGCGCTACGAGGTTGACAATCACTATAGAAGGCTCCTGGGCTTTGGGTTGCTCACGAGTTTATTCAGTGTGTCCTTTCAGCTTTCTCAGAGTCGGCGAGGTGGAATTCTCGGCTATCCTTCGGCTACAGAGGTTACGGGTAGCGCGGTTGGCAGGGAACTCTCTCAACTAGGATCTGACGTCACACGGAGGAACCTGAATGTTCCGCCTACGATCAAGGTACCGGTTGGCTATCGATTCAATGTCAGAGTCAACCGAGACATCGTTTTTGAAGGACCGTATCGCGCTGAGCGGCACTAG
- the trbG gene encoding P-type conjugative transfer protein TrbG: MKIILVCFVIVGGLIWGQQAPIELKRRPPDGVPLPEKYPFDQLIQSLDVPPSPPPANARASIGPGESTTRTELPKDFNPAREVALPKSAQEALAVGQAWMKEASPPAPGKDGRVLYTYGAGLPTVVCAPLRVCIIELEAGEHLVGEPHIGDAVRWTIAAASVGQGDGVTPLIVLKPKQVGLDTNLLLTTDRRAYYLRLISKPEEYLARVAFAYPEDELRKWKLHLAKEEQRLKAEREDASVSPVSSLENLYFEYRIESRNPHIRPVRVVDDGKKTFIQMTPEAANREAPVLVVIGADGAEMVNYRVKGEMYIVDRLFERGALILGVGKAAQRAEIIRGTYRGKLKPQKALDANFGKQGGSR, from the coding sequence ATGAAAATCATCTTGGTGTGTTTCGTGATTGTTGGTGGACTGATCTGGGGGCAGCAAGCGCCGATTGAGTTGAAGCGGAGACCGCCAGATGGAGTGCCGCTACCGGAGAAGTACCCATTCGATCAGCTCATACAATCGCTCGATGTTCCTCCATCTCCGCCTCCGGCCAATGCACGGGCGAGCATTGGTCCCGGTGAGTCTACTACGCGTACAGAGCTTCCGAAGGACTTCAATCCAGCTCGGGAAGTCGCGTTGCCGAAGTCCGCGCAAGAGGCGCTTGCTGTGGGACAAGCATGGATGAAGGAAGCCAGTCCGCCAGCGCCAGGGAAGGATGGGCGTGTGCTCTACACGTATGGTGCGGGTTTACCCACTGTCGTTTGCGCGCCCTTGCGAGTGTGCATTATTGAGCTTGAGGCCGGGGAGCACTTGGTGGGAGAACCTCACATCGGCGACGCGGTCCGATGGACCATCGCCGCCGCGAGTGTCGGACAGGGTGATGGAGTGACTCCGCTGATCGTTCTCAAGCCGAAGCAAGTGGGACTCGATACGAATCTATTGTTGACGACTGATCGCCGGGCATACTATCTGCGGCTCATCTCGAAGCCAGAAGAGTACTTGGCTAGAGTCGCTTTTGCATATCCAGAAGATGAGCTTCGCAAGTGGAAGTTGCATCTGGCGAAGGAGGAGCAGCGACTTAAGGCGGAGAGGGAAGATGCGTCGGTGTCGCCAGTCTCGTCGTTGGAGAATCTCTACTTCGAGTACAGGATCGAGAGTCGAAATCCCCATATTCGGCCTGTTCGAGTGGTCGATGATGGCAAAAAGACGTTCATTCAGATGACTCCTGAGGCTGCGAATCGAGAGGCCCCTGTGCTGGTTGTGATTGGGGCTGATGGGGCTGAGATGGTGAACTATCGAGTGAAGGGCGAGATGTACATCGTTGATCGACTCTTCGAGCGAGGCGCACTGATTCTCGGTGTGGGCAAGGCGGCGCAACGGGCGGAGATCATTCGAGGGACATATCGAGGAAAGCTAAAGCCGCAGAAGGCGCTTGATGCGAATTTTGGGAAGCAAGGAGGCTCAAGGTGA
- a CDS encoding VirB8/TrbF family protein — MPTSVDAQVSLSSSPYLDARKEWDERYGSLITRANNWRRAAFLALLIALLQTGGLIALALKNKVVPYVVAIDNLGRMMASGPADQTTAADDKLKRAALFHWVSDLRMVTIDGVAQRKAIDRVYTMIASGSPAQVEVGDFYRLAPPHVRAQLRTVDVEVKAAFATSEKTYQVEWSETIRGLSGQVEGEERWKGSFTIAVNPPSNERLIRLNPLGIYVTNLSWSRVL; from the coding sequence ATGCCAACCTCTGTCGATGCCCAAGTTTCGCTCAGTTCCAGCCCCTATCTTGACGCCCGGAAAGAATGGGACGAGAGATATGGAAGTCTGATCACGCGCGCCAACAACTGGCGACGCGCTGCGTTCCTCGCACTGTTGATTGCTCTTCTCCAAACCGGAGGATTGATCGCGTTGGCGCTGAAGAACAAGGTAGTTCCATACGTAGTGGCGATCGACAACCTTGGTCGCATGATGGCATCAGGGCCGGCGGATCAAACGACGGCGGCGGACGACAAGTTGAAGCGTGCGGCGCTCTTTCACTGGGTCAGCGACCTTCGGATGGTAACGATTGACGGCGTGGCGCAGCGGAAGGCCATTGACCGGGTTTACACGATGATCGCGAGTGGCAGTCCAGCGCAGGTGGAGGTGGGGGATTTCTATCGATTGGCTCCTCCTCATGTGCGTGCGCAACTTCGGACTGTTGATGTTGAGGTAAAAGCCGCTTTTGCGACGAGTGAGAAGACCTACCAGGTGGAGTGGTCCGAGACGATCCGGGGGCTGTCGGGCCAGGTTGAGGGGGAAGAGCGGTGGAAGGGCTCTTTTACAATCGCTGTAAATCCTCCCTCTAACGAACGTCTCATTCGATTGAATCCGCTCGGAATCTATGTGACGAACCTCAGTTGGTCGCGAGTACTGTAG